From a region of the Sulfuriferula plumbiphila genome:
- the tadA gene encoding tRNA adenosine(34) deaminase TadA produces the protein MNDEFYMREALQLARQAWNAGEVPVGAVVVLDGVIVGHGFNAPISRHDPSAHAEMMALRDAAQRLGNYRLPGVSLYVTLEPCAMCAGAIMHARVARVVFGAADLKTGAAGSVLNLFAETRLNHHAGVTGGVLAAECGIMLSDFFAERRQAAKQA, from the coding sequence ATGAATGATGAATTTTACATGCGCGAGGCTTTGCAACTGGCGCGTCAGGCCTGGAATGCCGGCGAGGTGCCGGTGGGTGCGGTCGTGGTGCTGGATGGCGTCATTGTCGGACATGGTTTTAACGCGCCGATTTCACGCCATGATCCCTCCGCCCATGCCGAGATGATGGCGTTGCGCGATGCGGCGCAGCGCCTTGGCAACTATCGTCTGCCAGGTGTGAGCTTGTATGTCACGCTGGAGCCCTGTGCGATGTGCGCCGGGGCGATCATGCACGCGCGCGTGGCACGCGTGGTATTCGGTGCGGCAGACCTCAAAACGGGTGCGGCTGGCAGCGTGCTGAATCTGTTTGCGGAAACCCGGCTCAATCACCACGCCGGCGTGACCGGTGGTGTGCTGGCTGCAGAATGCGGGATAATGTTGTCGGACTTTTTCGCCGAACGGCGACAGGCGGCAAAACAGGCATGA
- a CDS encoding cation:proton antiporter yields the protein MTNAQWFMLVGGLLLVMGLTSSILKRLPVTAAIIYLAVGLLVGPTVLNLFHFNPLKESALLEVLTEVAVLISLFSAGVKMPVPFSFVRWRTPILLATVSMTITVAMVAAFAYYVLGLPLGAGVLLGAIVAPTDPVLATDVQIRHPGDRDQLRFTLTCEAGMNDGSAFPFVMLGMGLLGLHELGEFALSWVLVDVLWATLGGIAIGVGAGVALARLGWKLRREPLKHELMDDFLGLGLIGVVYGLTVLVHAWGFLAVFFAAVALRQTELKLAKAARDSIDGRTPRKNVRTDTNACPDPEPPPTVSEGSLVFKEHLERLSEVVLILLIGGTLFLDSWSWEAVELALFLFVVARPISVLAGLLGTRTPWRIRGMTGWFGVRGIGSLYYLMYAIQHGLPQTLALELIQLTLIVVALSILLHGISVKPLMGHFWRRSKQISTP from the coding sequence ATGACTAACGCACAATGGTTCATGCTCGTAGGCGGGCTGTTGCTCGTCATGGGCCTCACTTCTTCCATCCTCAAGCGCCTGCCGGTCACGGCCGCCATTATTTATCTGGCGGTGGGACTGCTGGTCGGGCCTACCGTCCTCAATTTGTTTCATTTCAATCCACTCAAGGAATCAGCGCTGCTGGAAGTGCTGACTGAGGTGGCTGTACTGATTTCCCTGTTTTCTGCCGGCGTCAAAATGCCGGTACCGTTCAGTTTTGTCCGCTGGCGCACGCCGATTCTGCTGGCGACGGTTTCCATGACCATTACTGTCGCGATGGTCGCTGCCTTCGCCTATTATGTGCTGGGTCTGCCGCTCGGAGCAGGCGTGCTGCTGGGCGCGATCGTTGCACCTACCGATCCGGTGCTGGCAACCGATGTGCAAATCCGCCATCCCGGAGACCGCGATCAGTTGCGCTTTACCTTAACCTGCGAGGCGGGCATGAACGATGGCAGCGCATTTCCGTTTGTGATGCTGGGGATGGGCTTGCTGGGCCTGCATGAACTCGGCGAGTTTGCCCTGAGCTGGGTACTGGTGGATGTGCTATGGGCCACACTGGGTGGCATTGCCATCGGCGTCGGCGCGGGTGTTGCGTTGGCTCGCCTGGGATGGAAACTGCGTCGTGAGCCACTCAAACATGAACTGATGGACGACTTCCTCGGCCTCGGGCTGATTGGTGTGGTATACGGTTTGACTGTGCTGGTTCACGCCTGGGGTTTCCTGGCGGTTTTTTTCGCCGCCGTCGCGCTACGCCAGACCGAGCTGAAGCTGGCCAAAGCTGCCCGGGATTCCATTGACGGGCGCACGCCCCGGAAAAACGTACGCACAGATACAAATGCATGCCCTGATCCCGAGCCACCGCCAACGGTCAGCGAAGGATCGCTGGTATTCAAGGAACATCTGGAGAGGCTTTCGGAAGTGGTCCTGATTCTCCTGATCGGTGGCACACTGTTTCTAGACTCGTGGAGCTGGGAAGCGGTGGAGCTGGCCCTGTTTTTGTTCGTGGTTGCGCGCCCGATAAGTGTCCTCGCCGGTCTGCTGGGCACGCGCACCCCGTGGCGGATACGCGGTATGACAGGCTGGTTCGGAGTGCGCGGGATCGGCTCTCTCTACTATCTGATGTACGCCATACAACACGGCTTGCCCCAAACGCTGGCGTTGGAATTGATCCAGCTGACGCTGATTGTAGTGGCGCTCTCCATTCTTCTCCACGGTATCAGCGTCAAACCGTTGATGGGTCATTTCTGGCGGCGCAGCAAGCAGATATCAACACCATAG
- a CDS encoding cytochrome b/b6 domain-containing protein has product MSQHDATVPATNVLYYRHTLPVRIMHWISVIAFFLLLMSGLQIFNAYPALNWGKSSYTGHPPILEMGAKQTPQGNIIGVTTVFGHEFNTTGVLGWSRGADGQLTGRGFPAWMTLPATQWLAMARRWHFFLAWVLVINGTAYLLYTLFSHHLARDLAPTRRDWRSIGQSVKDHLLFRHPQGETARHYHILQKLTYLGVVFGLFPLIILMGWAMSPWLDSLIPGWVDIFGGRQSARTIHFVVAWVLVAFVFIHVIEVIITGFWNNLRSMITGRYRVTAAGPGHDHE; this is encoded by the coding sequence ATGTCACAGCATGATGCTACCGTTCCTGCTACGAATGTTCTTTACTACCGGCATACGTTACCAGTTCGCATCATGCACTGGATCAGCGTCATCGCTTTTTTCCTGCTGCTCATGAGCGGCTTGCAAATTTTTAACGCTTATCCGGCGCTAAACTGGGGGAAATCCTCCTATACGGGGCATCCTCCGATACTGGAAATGGGTGCAAAGCAGACCCCACAAGGCAATATCATCGGCGTCACCACGGTTTTTGGCCATGAATTCAACACCACCGGCGTGCTGGGTTGGTCCAGAGGGGCAGATGGACAGCTGACCGGGCGTGGATTTCCCGCCTGGATGACGCTGCCGGCCACCCAGTGGCTGGCCATGGCGCGGCGCTGGCATTTCTTCTTAGCCTGGGTGCTGGTTATCAATGGCACGGCTTATCTGCTCTATACGCTGTTTAGTCACCATCTGGCGCGCGATTTAGCGCCGACCCGCCGCGACTGGCGCTCAATCGGGCAATCCGTCAAGGATCATTTGCTGTTCCGCCACCCGCAGGGCGAGACCGCGCGGCACTACCACATCCTGCAAAAACTCACTTATCTGGGCGTGGTTTTTGGCTTGTTCCCGCTGATTATTTTGATGGGCTGGGCGATGTCGCCGTGGCTGGACTCCCTGATCCCGGGCTGGGTCGACATTTTCGGGGGGCGACAGTCGGCACGCACCATCCACTTCGTAGTCGCCTGGGTGCTGGTGGCATTTGTATTCATCCACGTTATCGAAGTCATCATTACCGGGTTCTGGAACAACCTGCGTTCGATGATTACCGGACGTTACCGCGTTACCGCCGCGGGGCCAGGCCATGACCACGAATAA
- a CDS encoding molybdopterin-binding protein has product MTTNKFNRRTFLLRAFTSGSLLLLAGCERLSRSEWFPKVLDSAEKLTQATQHLIAPRQAMAQEFTEADLSPQFRSNGTSNPENPQYQALAANSFADYRLQVGGLVARPTAFSLTGLRSLPSRTQITRHDCVEGWSAIGKWKGTPLSVVLARVQPKPEARYVVFYCADPMDGQGTRYYESIDMDDAHHPQTILAYELNDQPLPVANGAPVRVRIERQLGYKMAKYIMGIRLVDSFANIGGGKGGYWEDQGYEWYAGI; this is encoded by the coding sequence ATGACCACGAATAAGTTCAACCGCCGGACATTTCTGCTGCGCGCGTTCACCTCGGGCAGCCTATTGCTGCTGGCCGGATGTGAGCGGCTGTCGCGCAGCGAATGGTTTCCCAAGGTGCTCGATAGTGCAGAAAAACTCACCCAGGCCACACAACACCTGATTGCACCCCGCCAGGCCATGGCACAGGAATTCACCGAGGCCGACCTGTCGCCACAGTTCCGCAGCAACGGCACCTCGAATCCTGAAAATCCGCAGTATCAGGCGCTGGCAGCAAACAGCTTCGCCGATTATCGATTGCAAGTTGGCGGTCTGGTGGCGCGCCCCACCGCGTTTTCGTTAACCGGATTACGCAGTCTGCCCAGCCGCACCCAGATTACCCGCCACGACTGTGTGGAAGGCTGGAGCGCCATAGGCAAATGGAAGGGCACCCCGTTGAGCGTTGTGCTCGCCCGGGTTCAGCCCAAACCGGAGGCACGCTATGTGGTGTTTTACTGTGCCGACCCGATGGACGGGCAAGGTACGCGCTATTACGAAAGCATCGACATGGACGATGCCCACCATCCGCAAACCATACTCGCCTACGAGCTCAACGATCAGCCCTTGCCGGTTGCCAACGGCGCGCCTGTGCGCGTACGCATCGAGCGTCAGCTCGGTTACAAAATGGCAAAATACATTATGGGCATCCGACTTGTCGACAGCTTCGCCAACATTGGCGGCGGAAAAGGCGGTTACTGGGAAGACCAGGGCTATGAATGGTATGCCGGGATTTGA
- a CDS encoding universal stress protein — protein MYERILVAIDNSSTSDKALEEAIKLALVHKATLRLVHVVDTAMMDVDNGGLVSMHEVLPALREGGESLLKQSEVRVREANVTVETALLETLGVTRVATEIVEAAKEWPADLIVLGTHGRRGFVHLLLGSVAEDVVRMAATPVLLIRGE, from the coding sequence ATGTACGAACGTATTCTGGTGGCCATAGACAACAGCAGCACTTCCGACAAGGCGCTGGAAGAAGCGATCAAGCTGGCCCTGGTACACAAGGCGACTTTGCGGCTGGTGCACGTGGTGGATACTGCCATGATGGATGTGGATAACGGCGGGCTGGTGTCGATGCATGAAGTTTTGCCCGCGTTGCGAGAAGGTGGCGAAAGCCTGCTAAAGCAATCCGAAGTACGCGTCCGGGAGGCTAATGTCACGGTAGAAACCGCTCTGCTGGAAACTTTGGGCGTTACCCGGGTCGCTACGGAGATTGTGGAGGCGGCGAAGGAATGGCCGGCGGACTTGATCGTGCTGGGCACCCACGGCCGGCGCGGTTTCGTGCACCTGCTGCTAGGCAGCGTGGCAGAGGATGTGGTGCGGATGGCGGCAACGCCGGTACTGTTGATACGAGGCGAATAG